Proteins from one Panicum virgatum strain AP13 chromosome 7K, P.virgatum_v5, whole genome shotgun sequence genomic window:
- the LOC120640334 gene encoding putative FBD-associated F-box protein At3g50710 — protein sequence MGVRSRSKSITLPRAGGGGGGADLISELSDDLLVRVLEVLPDARDAVRTHALSRRWRALWTRVAVLRFDSDTRRREFREPGGPGRFVAFVDHALALRAAEKEPALEHLEISFDLSVHEEEASSDPEQLVPPSTEAAQRWIRYAMQHEVKSLTFKVDLPLPLFNDEADDDDDFYSGNNVMTLDDLPFSSAKLETMRLNLSAVRLRLPSTAAFASLTDLSLENMEVGAGGGRLLGRLVSSACCPRLHRLRLVGLELAEMEEEEPPLLIDAGALLELLLLEFDELLFLQLRTPSLRVLHVKGCYELEELTVSAPRLEDVKFLVRQPLHIDGDLSSVARLEIELSSSQGYLGDDRNDGSIRLLECCSLIRCLEVSVDVPEVCHLSTHLIDR from the coding sequence TCCTCGAGGTGCTGCCCGACGCGAGGGACGCCGTGCGCACCCACGCGCtctcgcggcggtggcgcgcgctcTGGACGCGCGTCGCCGTCCTCCGCTTCGACTCCGACACACGGCGGCGGGAGTTCAGGGAGCCCGGCGGCCCCGGGCGGTTCGTCGCCTTCGTCGACCACGCCCTCGCGCTCCGCGCTGCCGAGAAGGAGCCCGCGCTCGAGCACCTGGAGATCTCGTTCGACCTGAGCGTGCACGAAGAAGAAGCATCATCGGATCCAGAGCAGCTGGTGCCGCCGTCCACCGAAGCCGCACAGCGGTGGATCCGTTACGCCATGCAGCACGAGGTGAAATCTTTAACCTTCAAAGTGGACCTACCGTTGCCTCTCTTCAACGACGAagccgacgacgatgacgatttTTACAGTGGGAATAATGTGATGACCCTTGATGACCTACCATTTAGCTCTGCAAAGCTGGAGACCATGCGCTTGAACTTGAGTGCCGTAAGACTTCGGCTGCCCTCGACAGCAGCGTTCGCGTCCCTCACAGATCTCTCACTTGAAAACATGGAGGttggagctggcggcggccgcctccttGGCCGCCTCGTGTCGTCGGCATGCTGCCCACGCCTGCACAGGCTCCGGCTGGTGGGACTTGAGCTTGCtgagatggaggaggaggagccgccgcTTCTGATCGATGCCGGCGCGCTTTTGGAGCTATTGCTTCTCGAGTTTGATGAACTGCTATTCTTGCAACTCCGGACTCCTAGCCTCCGGGTTCTCCATGTGAAGGGTTGCTACGAGCTTGAGGAACTCACGGTCTCTGCTCCGAGGCTAGAGGATGTCAAGTTCTTGGTACGGCAGCCTTTGCATATTGATGGTGACTTGTCAAGCGTAGCAAGACTCGAGATTGAGTTGAGTTCATCACAAGGGTACCTAGGCGATGACAGAAACGATGGTAGCATTCGCCTCCTCGAATGTTGTAGTTTAATCAGATGCCTTGAAGTGTCTGTTGACGTTCCCGAGGTATGCCATCTAAGCACCCATCTAATTGATCGATAA
- the LOC120641781 gene encoding uncharacterized protein LOC120641781, whose protein sequence is MDADPHRAEIIRTIFHVHSHPELRNNLDWGIVRHRAGEMVRYLIKQAPELTHLLRLPRCPIYPCCTIPFGAGLGTRRRRQAKNTGRMPASLLALRFRPKERSPLARDLGLSHYPMAWLETMIDEALVDGEKEKVEDHSLEYSCGERITGAPVAPSPGEKKGITSSNSGTKRVSQQDCYSGSVGDAKRPRTTEEFCQEASLRFQLPEMKSVSGPEKTYAQSCKAPETHVESPVVQVVMKTK, encoded by the exons ATGGACGCCGACCCCCACCGCGCAGAGATCATCCGCACCATCTTCCATGTGCACTCCCACCCTGAACTCAG GAACAACCTGGACTGGGGGATCGTGAGGCACAGGGCAGGGGAGATGGTCAGGTACTTGATAAAGCAGGCTCCCGAGCTCACCCACCTGCTGCGGTTGCCGCGATGCCCAATCTATCCCTGCTGCACAATCCCCTTCGGGGCCGG TTTGGGGACTCGCCGGAGGCGTCAGGCGAAGAACACTGGCAGGATGCCAGCATCTCTTCTTGCCCTCCGTTTTCGTCCAAAGGAGAG GTCTCCTTTAGCAAGGGATTTAG GGTTATCACATTACCCAATGGCCTGGCTGGAGACAATGATTG ATGAAGCTTTAGTAGATGGCGAAAAGGAGAAGGTTGAAGATCATTCGCTCGAGTATTCTTGTGGTGAAC GCATTACTGGTGCTCCAGTTGCCCCAAgtcctggagaaaaaaaagggatcACATCTTCTAATTCAG GCACAAAGCGTGTGAGTCAACAAGACTGCTACTCTGGAAGTGTCGGTGATGCCAAACGTCCACGTACAACTGAGGAGTTTTGTCAA GAGGCAAGCTTAAGGTTTCAATTACCAGAAATGAAAAGTGTGTCAGGGCCAGAGAAGACCTACGCTCAAAGTTGTAAAGCTCCTGAAACTCATGTGGAAAG CCCTGTGGTGCAGGTTGTGATGAAGACCAAGTGA